In Arachis hypogaea cultivar Tifrunner chromosome 7, arahy.Tifrunner.gnm2.J5K5, whole genome shotgun sequence, the genomic window GTTCCTCCAAATACTTGTCTAAGTCAGATGCCATGCTCTGACTCTGTGATGTCTCATGAAGGAATTTGTCAAACCCTTTGAGTCTATCCCTAGCATCATAACTTGAACTAGGTAAGCTAATGCCAGGCAAGGTTGAGCCTTGATCAACCATAGTTGAACAGATAGAGTATGCATTAAAAAGTTCTTTGATTACACCAGAAACTTCTTTGATCCGATCCAAAGCAGTGCTCCCATATATTTGTGAGTAGTAGTATTCCACCAGCTTCATTTTAAAGCGCGGGTCTAATATAGCTGCTACTGCTAAAGCTGTGCTGCACTTGCCCCAGTACTTATCAAACCTGCCTTTCATCTTCATTGCCAGAGAACTAATAAAATTATCTGAACTTCTGCACCAGTCAATTAATTGGATATGGATGTCACAAATTTCAGGGAAATATATGTTTGCAGTAGGAGACCAGTTGCCTGAAAAGACATTAGTAATTTCAACTATAAGTTTCAAATATCCAGTAACTGAAGTAGCCCATTCCCATTCTTCATCGCTAATTGCGGATGAATAGGAGGAATCTTGCTCTTGGAAGAGAGCAAAAACGGTCTTGTATTCTACTGCTGTTTCAAGCATGAGATATGTTGATTTCCACTGAGCTGGAAAATCCAGAAACAGGGCCTTCTGAGAGTTAATGCCAGCTTGTTGAGCAATTTCATTAAACTTTCCTTGTACTACTTGCGAACTTCTAATATATCTGATGCTGTCCCGAATCTTTTCAATCACTTCATGCAGTGCCTCTGTGGCATCTTGAACCATGGAACTTAGGAGATGTCCTGCTGAGCGTATGTCAAGTAGTTGACGAGTGTTTATGAAAGACCTCTTCTCAGAAATTTGCTGTTTGATTCTAAGTGTAATGTCACCATCAATGGAAAAGTCATCCAGTGTTAAGGCAAACAGCTTACAATCAATATCCCATTCATTTAGACATTTAATGATCACTTCTGGAAGCAGGTCTTCAGTATGAGAAGGATCAAGCGTGACAAAGTTCAGGATCTTCTTTTGTAACATCCATCCCTCATCAATATAGTGTGCAGCTATGCACAAATATGAACAACTTTCTACTGATGACCACATTTCAATCGAAAGATTAATCCTGCCATGTGATTTGTTTATCATGTTATACACTTTCTGTTTCTCCTTCATGTAGATTTCCATACAAGAAACCTCTATACCACTATTTGGCATAAACTCAAAGAGTGGCTGAAGGTTCTTCACAAAGACCTTGAATCCTACATGTTCCACCATGTTCAATGGGTATCCATGTAATATAATCATGTGGGCAAGATCAAGTCGACTCTTCTCCTGATCAAATTTTCGACCACCAAAGTTGATGATTTCATCTTTCTTGTGTTCCGGTTCAAACTTAATGATTGTTGGCTTTATGTATTCTTCTTTCGCCTGACCTTCATCATAACTAAGATTTGCAACACTAACAGCAGTatcttttttccttctctttgCTGCAAGTAGCTGAGAGACATCGAAGTTGGACCTTTTCAGACATCGAATCAAGTGGTTCCTCAAATGAGTTGTTCCACTGTTACTTGATCCACTGAGTTTCTTGTTACAATGCACACAAACAGCATAGCAGACATCAGCCTTCCTAACCCTTTCAAAGTGATTCCACACAACAGATGTCAGCCTTTTCGGTTTCTTTATGCCTGAATCATTTGATATTTCCATTGAATAGGCAGGTAATGCTGCTTGTTTAAACAAAATTTGTATATAAGTCACCAAAGTAGATGCTATGAAATTGAAGGAATTACCACACAGAAATCACCAAAAATGTACACTGTAAAGAAGGGGAAGAAAGAAAGCATAACTACAACAATTACAAAGTGCCAAAGCATCAAAGGTTGGGTTAGGAAAAGCATTGTGTAATAATACAAAGCCACTAATAGTCTTACAAAATAGGTTGACACAAAGCACATAAAGAGGTTAATTCAATGTATCCTTATAAAATATGTATGGATACAGAGAAAGGGAGGATAAAAGgggagaagagaaaatacaataatagCCATGTGATCCTCCATATTCCCTCATCTTCAATGGTATAAAGTATAAATAAAGTTCATAACACAAATAAAAAGATGGAAACCATTACTTGAGCCCCCATTCTCTTCCCTTCCCTTCCTTTTAAAATGCaacaaattttattttacctTTTTGAAAAAAGGTACCAAAGACAGGTATCTTCCATGAGTTCATTTCTAACTACACTATGCTTTGATATTCAACACTCAGCAATAGCATACACactatataatttataagttaaGCATGAAAGTCCCTTAATTTATAGATTGCCACAAAAAAAGTATAGTCAATTTGATTTCCAATTTAGAACAAATCCCTCATAATGAAACCCACACGAAAAGTTAACATTCCATCAACTATATCACAAGCTCTGTGGGTTAATCATTCTTAACATAAATTCAACCACCAAACAATTTCCCACATCAAGACCAGGCATCTGGTGGCAAATCACATCACACCATGACACTGTAGGcaagaaacattaaaaaataacatttcttTAACACACATGAATTACAGAACTTGCTAAAGTAAAATTTTGGGAGaagcgaaaaaaaaaacaaataaacaaggaaaaaaagtttttatttttctaaataatagaaagagagagaagaggggggATGAAATGAATGTGTTACCAGGAAAATGCGGGGGGTGAGAAGGAGGAGGTTGCAGTGTTCGGATTGTAGTAGAGTCCGATCGGATAATCCGGGTAAAATTAGGGTTTGCGGATTGGGACTTGGGAGAGAGATTCAATTGCAACCCGATATCATAATCTGTGGCTTATTGCTGCTGCTTCATTCGTGAATGCGTGTTACTGTGTGGTGGAAATTTGGGTTAGGTTGGGTCCGATTCAGATTTCAGAGATCGGAGGAATTAGAATCATGGATTTGGGTGGATCTACGAGGGGAGAAAGAAAACGGGTGGGTCAGGAATGTGACGGAGCTGGagttggtttttcttttttttttttcttattcatggACGATCCACAaaagtttttgttttaattattattttagtccTAAAATAGTTAGAAATGACATTATGATCAGCTAATCTCAgttcaataaaatataatattttttttcataaataacaaATGACTCGTGCATACATTTAATATAATTCTTTTAgaacatttaaaaaattatttaaaagaggcataaaaaaatgtaacaaaaaattaatatctagatttttttttcaacttttttagAATTCCTTTCTCTTCGAGTtagaataaaattgtaaaaaatattatatttggcCTAAAATCATCAAAATTAAGAGAATAAAAAGATATCATTATTATTCTACACAGAgttgtaaaaaaaaaacatatcatAATCAGATTTCtagattttgtttttcaaatatgtCTTTCTATATTTAGTGAATTTTgtcaaactaaaataatattttgagagtaaaaatattattttatattttcaggaatta contains:
- the LOC112703529 gene encoding zinc finger BED domain-containing protein RICESLEEPER 1, with amino-acid sequence MEISNDSGIKKPKRLTSVVWNHFERVRKADVCYAVCVHCNKKLSGSSNSGTTHLRNHLIRCLKRSNFDVSQLLAAKRRKKDTAVSVANLSYDEGQAKEEYIKPTIIKFEPEHKKDEIINFGGRKFDQEKSRLDLAHMIILHGYPLNMVEHVGFKVFVKNLQPLFEFMPNSGIEVSCMEIYMKEKQKVYNMINKSHGRINLSIEMWSSVESCSYLCIAAHYIDEGWMLQKKILNFVTLDPSHTEDLLPEVIIKCLNEWDIDCKLFALTLDDFSIDGDITLRIKQQISEKRSFINTRQLLDIRSAGHLLSSMVQDATEALHEVIEKIRDSIRYIRSSQVVQGKFNEIAQQAGINSQKALFLDFPAQWKSTYLMLETAVEYKTVFALFQEQDSSYSSAISDEEWEWATSVTGYLKLIVEITNVFSGNWSPTANIYFPEICDIHIQLIDWCRSSDNFISSLAMKMKGRFDKYWGKCSTALAVAAILDPRFKMKLVEYYYSQIYGSTALDRIKEVSGVIKELFNAYSICSTMVDQGSTLPGISLPSSSYDARDRLKGFDKFLHETSQSQSMASDLDKYLEEPIFPRNSDFNILNWWRVHMPRYPILSMMARDILGTPMSTMAPELAFGIGGRVLDPARAALNPDTRQALICTHDWLQNESGDLNQSSSHFALPLLVDSN